One Tissierellales bacterium DNA window includes the following coding sequences:
- a CDS encoding sensor histidine kinase gives MEKLDRQTQKIFSIIVYTSIMIPFLYAMLSNPGNIYQLVALTSIFLASITTRLFIIYTDKKYEQFSKIMIFFDLAIVYWILLQDNTDITYVYLFVLIGDAILVHSSNYSFMVATLSFLTYAFSIYVKLGYPDINHYLFDMWKEVINFVLFYGIFYVARYQIDQRRTLQKTMEELDAKTSELSTAYEKLKHSSEELEEMTVIEERNRIAREIHDTVGHTLTTVLVEIEAGKRLIGRNDDLSREKLELAQQQVRNGLNSIRTSVRVLKKGGDVLDILPSIYSLIEDTIKHTDVQIECNIEEQLEIPEIIGKAIYRFLQEGLTNGIKHGRADYFKVDICKMNDDIYFRLCDNGRGANHIVDGFGLSSMKERVEKLDGNIEIKTEIENGFCIEIEIPYDNGGNEDD, from the coding sequence TTGGAAAAATTAGATAGACAAACTCAAAAAATATTTTCGATAATCGTTTATACATCTATCATGATACCATTTTTATATGCTATGCTTAGCAATCCGGGAAATATTTATCAACTTGTTGCACTTACATCTATTTTTTTAGCATCAATAACAACAAGATTGTTTATTATTTATACAGATAAAAAATACGAGCAATTTAGCAAAATAATGATTTTCTTTGATTTAGCGATTGTTTATTGGATATTATTGCAAGATAATACCGATATAACATATGTATACCTATTTGTTTTAATAGGCGATGCCATATTAGTTCATTCATCTAATTATAGTTTTATGGTTGCTACTTTGAGCTTTTTGACATATGCATTTTCTATTTATGTTAAGTTAGGATATCCAGATATAAATCATTATTTATTTGATATGTGGAAAGAGGTTATAAATTTTGTCTTATTTTATGGAATTTTTTATGTAGCGAGGTATCAAATTGATCAAAGGCGAACTTTGCAAAAAACCATGGAAGAACTTGATGCAAAGACAAGTGAATTATCAACAGCCTATGAAAAATTAAAACACAGTTCGGAAGAACTTGAGGAAATGACAGTAATAGAGGAGCGAAATCGTATTGCACGAGAGATACATGATACGGTAGGACATACTTTGACTACTGTTTTGGTTGAGATAGAGGCTGGTAAAAGGCTTATCGGTAGAAATGATGATCTTTCAAGAGAAAAGTTAGAACTAGCACAGCAGCAGGTTAGAAATGGATTAAATAGTATAAGAACTTCGGTTAGAGTTCTAAAAAAAGGTGGGGATGTATTGGACATTTTGCCATCAATTTATTCTTTAATAGAAGACACTATAAAGCACACAGATGTACAAATAGAATGTAATATTGAAGAACAGCTTGAAATACCTGAAATTATAGGAAAAGCAATTTATAGATTTTTGCAAGAAGGGCTCACGAATGGAATAAAGCACGGAAGAGCAGACTATTTTAAGGTTGATATATGTAAAATGAATGACGATATATATTTTAGATTATGTGACAATGGCCGGGGAGCAAATCATATAGTAGATGGATTTGGCTTAAGTTCTATGAAGGAGCGGGTAGAGAAGCTTGACGGTAATATTGAAATTAAAACAGAAATAGAAAATGGATTTTGCATAGAAATAGAAATTCCATATGATAACGGGGGAAATGAAGATGATTAA
- a CDS encoding histidine phosphatase family protein yields the protein MPNLYIVRHGQTDYNVEKRIQGILDIPLNENGKSQALETANILKDYSFDVILVSPLKRAFETASIIQNHLNHESNLIVIDDFREISRGDLNGTLLHHARESYPKLFEDSSESYFMRPPNGESIDDFKKIVHSALDSVLQNYNNKNILLVTHGVTASLIHRYFEEYPNEYFFEYIPRNCEIRHYEFN from the coding sequence ATGCCTAATTTATACATTGTTCGTCACGGTCAAACTGACTATAATGTTGAAAAACGAATTCAAGGAATTTTAGATATTCCTTTGAATGAAAATGGTAAATCTCAAGCTCTAGAAACTGCTAATATACTCAAAGACTATTCATTTGATGTTATTTTGGTCTCTCCTCTAAAAAGAGCTTTTGAAACTGCATCCATAATACAAAATCATCTCAATCACGAAAGTAATTTAATTGTAATCGATGATTTTAGAGAAATTTCACGAGGAGACTTAAATGGAACTCTTTTGCATCACGCACGCGAGAGTTATCCCAAATTATTTGAAGATTCTTCAGAAAGTTATTTTATGAGACCTCCAAATGGTGAGTCAATAGATGACTTCAAAAAAATAGTTCACTCTGCTTTAGATTCCGTACTACAAAATTATAACAATAAGAATATTCTTTTAGTCACTCATGGTGTTACTGCCAGTTTAATTCACCGATATTTCGAAGAATATCCCAATGAATATTTTTTCGAATATATACCAAGGAATTGTGAAATAAGACATTACGAATTTAATTAG
- a CDS encoding ABC transporter ATP-binding protein/permease — protein sequence MIKKFISYYKPHKTLFFIDLICAFMISGIDLVFPIATATMINEYIPNKELQSILNLGVILLGLFLVRAVCQYIVDYWGHVVGVRIEQDMRRDIFAHVQNLSLRYFDSYRTGDLMSRIVNDLREISELAHHGPEDLFISLVMLIGSFIMLIQMNIPLTLIIFSLVPIIVFFGIYMRKRLSKAFMREKKNISKVNSQLEDSLSGIRVTKAFANEKFEKSKFDENNEKFSLARKRAFKNMGQLTSGVMFLSNILNLLALIAGGYFVYLNRIDVGQLTAYILYVNYFLKPIHKLMQFTQQYEQGMAGFKRFLEVMSVKPKIISKENALKLDEVKGDIEFEDVSFSYDEHEKILDGINLNIEAGKTLALVGPSGGGKTTICHLIPRFYDIEAGNLRIDGKNIQDIDVYSLRKKIGLVSQDVFLFAGTIKENISYGNLESSDESIIEAAKKANIHDFIIGLPEGYDTDIGERGIRLSGGQKQRLSIARVFLKNPPILILDEATSALDNTTERLIQESLEELSEGRTTLVIAHRLSTIKNADEIVVIDAQGIKEKGNHESLLKQKGIYSKLYNMQFKGYIPDDIVM from the coding sequence ATGATTAAAAAATTTATATCTTATTACAAACCACACAAAACGCTATTTTTTATTGATTTAATTTGTGCATTTATGATTTCAGGTATAGACTTAGTGTTTCCTATTGCTACAGCTACCATGATAAATGAGTATATACCAAATAAAGAATTGCAGAGTATACTAAATTTGGGAGTAATATTGTTAGGACTATTTTTAGTTAGAGCGGTTTGTCAGTATATAGTAGATTATTGGGGACATGTTGTGGGAGTAAGGATAGAGCAAGATATGAGAAGAGATATTTTCGCTCATGTTCAAAATCTTTCGCTTAGGTATTTTGACAGTTATAGAACTGGAGATTTGATGTCAAGAATAGTAAATGATTTAAGAGAAATATCGGAATTAGCACATCATGGACCAGAAGATTTATTTATTTCTCTAGTGATGTTAATTGGTTCTTTTATTATGCTTATACAAATGAATATTCCTCTTACACTTATAATATTTTCATTAGTGCCAATAATTGTATTTTTTGGAATCTATATGAGAAAGAGACTTTCAAAAGCATTTATGAGAGAGAAGAAGAATATTTCTAAAGTGAATTCGCAGTTAGAGGATAGTTTGTCTGGAATCAGAGTTACTAAAGCGTTTGCAAATGAAAAATTTGAAAAGTCAAAATTTGATGAGAACAATGAGAAATTTTCACTTGCACGAAAAAGAGCATTTAAGAATATGGGACAATTGACTTCAGGAGTAATGTTTTTATCTAATATATTAAATTTACTAGCACTTATTGCTGGTGGTTATTTTGTTTATCTTAATAGAATAGATGTTGGACAATTGACAGCATATATTTTATATGTGAATTACTTTTTGAAACCTATACACAAATTAATGCAATTTACCCAGCAATATGAGCAAGGCATGGCTGGTTTTAAACGATTTTTAGAGGTAATGTCAGTCAAGCCTAAAATAATATCTAAAGAAAATGCGCTAAAACTAGATGAAGTTAAAGGTGATATAGAATTTGAGGATGTAAGTTTTTCTTATGATGAACATGAGAAAATATTAGATGGCATAAATTTAAATATAGAAGCTGGAAAAACACTCGCTCTAGTTGGACCATCTGGAGGCGGTAAAACAACTATATGCCATTTGATACCTAGATTTTACGATATAGAAGCCGGAAATTTGAGAATTGATGGTAAAAATATTCAAGATATTGATGTGTATTCTCTAAGAAAGAAAATAGGACTTGTATCTCAAGATGTATTTTTGTTTGCAGGCACTATTAAAGAAAATATAAGCTATGGAAACTTAGAATCAAGTGATGAAAGCATAATTGAAGCGGCTAAAAAAGCAAATATACACGATTTTATAATTGGCCTACCAGAAGGCTATGATACAGATATAGGTGAAAGAGGAATTAGACTATCAGGTGGTCAAAAGCAAAGATTATCAATTGCTAGAGTGTTTTTAAAAAATCCTCCAATACTGATATTAGATGAGGCTACATCAGCCCTAGATAATACAACGGAGAGATTGATACAAGAATCATTAGAAGAATTGTCAGAGGGTAGAACGACATTGGTAATAGCACATAGATTATCTACGATAAAAAATGCAGATGAAATAGTGGTTATAGATGCACAAGGGATAAAAGAAAAAGGGAATCACGAAAGTTTGTTAAAGCAAAAAGGTATTTATTCTAAACTGTATAACATGCAATTTAAAGGTTATATACCTGATGATATAGTTATGTAA
- a CDS encoding histidinol-phosphatase HisJ family protein: MYDYHMHSKFSPDGANSLEEMIKSAIEKNAKEICITDHVELSSPYGDEIFDIGDYKETISDLRKKYPELTIKSGAELGLQLDNLDRLNDFVERGNFDFVLGSVHSAEGFGIHEKAFVGSRNWDEVVTAYFENLYGCIKIYKNYDVVGHLDVIKRYHEPLRDFSFDRHYEIVDAILKLIIQDGKGIEINTGGLRYSYCNDINPTRDLLERYKKLGGEIITFGSDSHNINDILHGYSDVKKLLLELGYCNIATFENRKVRFVAL, translated from the coding sequence ATGTACGATTATCATATGCATTCTAAGTTTTCACCTGATGGAGCAAACTCATTAGAGGAAATGATAAAATCTGCTATAGAAAAAAATGCAAAAGAAATTTGCATAACTGATCATGTGGAGTTAAGTTCGCCATATGGAGATGAAATTTTCGATATAGGAGATTACAAAGAAACTATAAGCGATTTGAGAAAGAAATATCCTGAATTGACAATAAAGAGCGGAGCAGAACTAGGACTACAGCTAGATAATTTGGATAGATTAAACGATTTTGTTGAAAGAGGTAATTTTGACTTTGTGCTAGGATCTGTTCATAGTGCAGAAGGATTTGGCATACATGAAAAGGCCTTTGTGGGTTCTAGAAATTGGGATGAAGTTGTGACAGCGTATTTTGAAAATTTGTATGGATGCATCAAAATATACAAAAACTACGATGTCGTAGGACATTTAGATGTTATAAAGAGATACCATGAGCCACTTAGAGATTTTTCTTTTGATAGACATTATGAAATAGTTGATGCAATATTAAAACTTATCATACAAGATGGTAAAGGGATAGAAATTAATACGGGTGGATTGAGGTATTCATATTGTAATGATATAAATCCAACTAGAGATTTACTTGAGAGATACAAAAAACTTGGTGGTGAGATTATAACATTTGGAAGTGATTCACATAATATAAATGACATACTTCACGGGTATAGTGATGTGAAAAAATTATTGTTAGAATTGGGATATTGTAATATAGCTACCTTTGAAAATAGAAAAGTAAGATTCGTTGCACTCTAA
- the pyrB gene encoding aspartate carbamoyltransferase: protein MNLKGKHLIDPSNLTIEELDQIFTVAQDMEKNPTKYMDLCKGKILATLFFEPSTRTRLSFESAMLRLGGNILGFSDASSSSTKKGESVMDTVRVVGGYSDVIVMRHPREGAPKLSSAYSSVPLINGGDGGHQHPTQTLTDLLTIKNLRGDISNLKVAFCGDLKYGRTVHSLIKTLSRYPGMSFYLISPPQLQLPVYIKEYLKEKYDIDVHETTDLESCIDEIDILYMTRIQKERFFNEEDYVKLKNSYILTLDKIEPAKKDLLIMHPLPRVNEISYEVDSDPRAVYFKQADYGVFVRMSLIAHLLGVL from the coding sequence ATGAACTTAAAAGGAAAACATCTTATCGATCCAAGTAATTTAACAATTGAAGAATTGGATCAAATATTTACAGTTGCACAAGATATGGAAAAAAATCCTACAAAATACATGGATTTATGTAAAGGAAAAATTTTAGCAACGTTATTTTTCGAACCTAGTACTAGAACTCGCCTTAGCTTTGAGTCAGCTATGCTAAGATTAGGTGGTAATATTCTTGGCTTTTCAGATGCTAGCTCTAGCTCTACAAAAAAAGGTGAAAGTGTAATGGATACTGTACGAGTAGTTGGCGGTTATTCTGATGTAATTGTCATGAGACATCCTAGAGAAGGTGCTCCTAAATTATCATCTGCATATAGCAGCGTACCTCTAATAAATGGAGGAGATGGCGGTCATCAGCATCCTACTCAGACTTTGACTGATCTTTTGACTATAAAAAATCTTCGAGGAGATATTTCTAATCTTAAAGTTGCATTCTGTGGCGATTTGAAATATGGGCGTACAGTTCACTCTCTTATAAAAACTCTTTCTAGATATCCTGGCATGTCTTTTTATCTTATATCTCCACCTCAATTACAACTTCCAGTTTATATAAAAGAATACTTAAAAGAAAAATATGACATTGATGTACATGAAACAACTGATTTAGAATCATGTATTGATGAAATTGATATTCTTTACATGACTAGAATCCAAAAAGAACGTTTCTTCAATGAAGAAGATTATGTAAAATTAAAAAATTCTTATATACTAACTCTAGACAAAATAGAACCTGCAAAAAAAGATTTATTGATAATGCATCCACTACCAAGGGTAAACGAAATAAGCTATGAAGTAGATTCTGATCCTAGAGCAGTTTACTTTAAACAAGCTGATTATGGAGTATTCGTTCGCATGTCACTTATTGCACATTTATTGGGGGTGTTATAA
- a CDS encoding aspartate carbamoyltransferase regulatory subunit, whose translation MLSVAGIEQGIVIDHIKAGNGLKIIEKLGLGSVDFPVVLLMNVDSDKLDKKDIIKIENAFELDLTMLGLIDPDLTVNIIENGMKVKKYKLSTPLHIKGLFDCQNPRCITNHDIYAEPTFTLVDAKTLKYKCNFCEDFTYYKYK comes from the coding sequence ATGTTATCAGTAGCTGGTATTGAACAAGGAATCGTTATAGATCATATTAAGGCAGGTAATGGCCTAAAAATTATAGAAAAATTAGGACTTGGAAGTGTTGATTTTCCAGTAGTTCTTCTCATGAATGTCGACAGTGACAAATTGGATAAAAAAGACATTATAAAAATAGAAAATGCATTTGAATTAGATCTTACCATGCTAGGATTAATTGATCCTGATTTAACTGTAAATATTATAGAAAATGGAATGAAGGTAAAAAAATATAAACTTTCTACACCACTACACATAAAGGGACTATTCGACTGTCAAAACCCTAGGTGTATAACAAATCACGATATATACGCAGAACCAACTTTTACATTAGTAGATGCAAAAACACTAAAATACAAGTGCAACTTCTGTGAAGATTTCACTTATTATAAATACAAATAA
- a CDS encoding glycosyl hydrolase family 18 protein, which produces MKNKTIIIVASLIGAGILILAIILYQVFASVDTHTTRNNENIGNKKIYWDDKDISDSVVIDENGHLLIHGKELLKHGYKGSWIDSTSKRMYLVYKKAPYLLENEYLDQRYTENLTMNLVMENINGKNYLDLTNYKILLGIRIYDDFETSSISIYKDYIELVSGKVLRNTYIRPRASYFHKNYRKLKAGEIFEVIERCGNWSKIMTEEGIIGYVKRNTYEQFISKNDERKINEIRENFVNENFNLIWHQIGREKYNLDADEKIDSLSVFAPTWFSLANDRGYVVNNADKNYVELAHKKGYKVWALVDNSFDNKLTRRFLNDERARENFIKLMVNYSSVYDLDGINIDFENIYYEDRSKFTNFVEEFNKALKEQNLVTSIAISVPKGSPNWSLCYERDKLAKIVDYCTLMAYDEHWASSPKSGSVASYPWVKHNIEETLKEVPAEKLMLGIPFYMRIWTEKNGKVLNSKAISMKYLKSIVSKKNLEPKWLDDEQQYFVEYDEGTSHKKIWIEDGKSINLKMNLVDKYNLVGGAFWKKGLETTDIWSIIK; this is translated from the coding sequence ATGAAGAATAAAACAATAATTATAGTAGCGAGTTTGATTGGTGCAGGCATTCTGATATTGGCAATAATACTGTATCAGGTATTTGCAAGTGTAGATACTCACACTACTAGAAATAATGAAAACATAGGTAATAAAAAAATTTATTGGGATGACAAAGACATAAGTGATAGTGTTGTAATAGATGAAAATGGTCATTTGCTAATTCATGGAAAGGAATTATTAAAGCACGGATACAAAGGTTCGTGGATTGACAGTACTAGCAAAAGAATGTATTTAGTTTATAAAAAGGCACCGTATTTGCTAGAAAATGAATATCTAGACCAAAGATATACAGAAAATTTAACTATGAATTTGGTTATGGAAAATATAAATGGAAAAAATTATTTAGATTTAACTAACTATAAAATTCTTTTGGGAATTAGAATATATGATGATTTTGAGACTAGTAGTATTTCGATTTATAAGGATTATATTGAATTGGTTAGTGGAAAAGTACTTAGAAACACATATATTAGACCTAGGGCATCATATTTTCATAAAAATTATAGAAAATTGAAGGCTGGAGAAATATTCGAGGTCATAGAGAGATGTGGAAACTGGTCTAAAATTATGACTGAAGAGGGAATCATAGGATATGTAAAGAGAAATACTTATGAGCAGTTTATAAGTAAAAATGATGAAAGAAAAATAAATGAAATAAGAGAGAATTTTGTTAATGAAAATTTTAATTTAATCTGGCATCAAATTGGTAGAGAAAAGTATAATTTAGATGCAGATGAAAAAATAGATTCATTATCGGTATTTGCTCCAACTTGGTTTTCACTGGCAAATGATAGAGGATACGTGGTGAATAATGCTGATAAGAATTATGTTGAACTAGCACATAAAAAAGGTTATAAAGTGTGGGCACTTGTAGACAATTCATTCGACAATAAGCTTACAAGAAGATTTTTAAACGACGAAAGAGCAAGAGAAAATTTTATAAAACTGATGGTAAATTATTCGTCTGTTTATGATTTAGATGGTATAAACATAGACTTTGAAAATATTTATTATGAAGACAGATCCAAATTCACTAATTTTGTAGAAGAGTTTAATAAGGCATTGAAAGAACAAAACTTAGTTACATCTATAGCGATAAGTGTTCCAAAAGGAAGTCCGAATTGGTCTCTATGCTATGAGCGAGATAAATTAGCTAAAATAGTTGATTATTGTACTTTGATGGCTTATGATGAGCACTGGGCATCAAGTCCTAAAAGTGGTAGTGTAGCTTCATATCCGTGGGTAAAGCATAATATTGAGGAGACGCTAAAAGAAGTTCCAGCAGAAAAATTAATGTTAGGAATTCCGTTTTACATGAGAATTTGGACAGAAAAAAATGGAAAAGTTTTAAATTCAAAGGCGATATCCATGAAGTATTTAAAATCAATTGTAAGTAAAAAGAACTTAGAGCCGAAATGGCTTGATGATGAACAACAATATTTTGTTGAGTATGATGAAGGTACAAGCCATAAAAAAATATGGATAGAAGATGGTAAGTCTATAAATTTAAAGATGAATTTGGTAGATAAGTATAATTTAGTTGGTGGAGCATTTTGGAAAAAAGGTTTAGAAACAACTGATATTTGGTCGATTATAAAATAG
- a CDS encoding 4Fe-4S binding protein, with protein MQILTAIGSNSYFEGFVNATIYKGKSKAVCAPFLNCYSCPGARLGCPIGSLQAVMGNMRYKFSFYVIGFMMLMGILLGRLICGILCPFGFIQDMLYKIPTPKFKVPKILKFTKYLILIFFVILFPILLTNDLGMGDPYFCKYLCPAGTLEGGIVLVSSNPGLQQSVGWLFNWKLFLVGAFILSSIFFYRPFCKVICPLGAFYALFNKISFYKLEVNDELCINCGKCSRTCKMDVDPSKTPNHSECIRCGECISACPTKAITTNLKKLKKPLS; from the coding sequence ATCCAAATATTAACGGCTATAGGAAGTAATTCATATTTCGAAGGATTTGTAAATGCAACAATTTACAAAGGAAAATCAAAAGCGGTATGCGCTCCTTTTTTGAATTGCTATTCTTGCCCTGGTGCAAGACTAGGGTGTCCTATAGGTTCACTTCAAGCGGTCATGGGAAATATGAGATATAAATTTTCATTTTACGTGATTGGTTTTATGATGCTGATGGGTATTCTTTTGGGGAGGCTGATTTGTGGCATTTTATGTCCATTTGGATTTATTCAAGATATGCTTTATAAAATACCTACTCCAAAGTTTAAGGTACCCAAAATACTGAAGTTTACAAAGTATTTGATATTGATATTTTTTGTAATATTATTTCCTATACTTCTTACAAATGATTTGGGTATGGGTGATCCTTATTTTTGTAAGTACTTGTGCCCAGCTGGAACTCTTGAAGGCGGTATTGTATTAGTCTCATCAAATCCAGGGTTACAGCAATCTGTGGGATGGCTGTTTAATTGGAAATTGTTTTTAGTGGGAGCATTCATACTTTCATCTATATTTTTCTACAGACCATTTTGTAAAGTGATTTGTCCGCTAGGAGCATTTTATGCACTGTTTAACAAAATTAGCTTCTACAAATTAGAAGTAAATGATGAACTGTGTATAAATTGCGGAAAATGTTCTAGAACTTGTAAAATGGATGTAGATCCAAGCAAAACCCCTAATCATAGTGAATGTATTAGATGCGGAGAATGTATTAGCGCATGTCCTACCAAAGCTATAACTACTAATTTAAAGAAATTGAAAAAGCCCTTATCTTAA
- a CDS encoding CD1871A family CXXC motif-containing protein: MNKLKWLVLATSCGMIFYGISRGEGAVVLNKAINICLECIGIG, encoded by the coding sequence ATGAATAAATTGAAGTGGTTGGTTTTAGCAACTAGTTGCGGAATGATTTTTTATGGAATTAGTAGAGGCGAAGGAGCCGTAGTACTCAATAAAGCAATAAATATATGTTTGGAGTGTATAGGAATTGGTTAA
- the surE gene encoding 5'/3'-nucleotidase SurE, whose product MRILLTNDDGISSPALEMMRERLENRGHEVFIVAPKENKSAVSMAISLHDGVKVKKLDEKTYWVDGTPCDCIHFCIEKLFKNESLDLVISGINMGSNLGYETLYSGTVAAARLAHMKGIKSMASSYDQMHPSTEELELCADYTIEFAQNYLEENHDGYFVNYNMPSPIKENLDWVETKVGNRSYDNQLNQVACEEDGIKHYYYEGILKDDSEDEHHDSVAIRNGKISITKLKAI is encoded by the coding sequence ATGCGTATTTTATTGACAAATGATGATGGCATATCTTCACCAGCTTTAGAAATGATGAGAGAGAGATTAGAAAATAGGGGGCATGAAGTGTTTATTGTTGCCCCTAAGGAGAACAAAAGTGCAGTTAGCATGGCCATATCTTTGCATGACGGAGTTAAGGTCAAAAAATTAGATGAAAAAACTTACTGGGTAGATGGAACACCTTGTGATTGTATTCATTTTTGCATTGAAAAGTTATTCAAAAATGAGTCTTTAGATTTAGTTATAAGTGGCATAAACATGGGTTCGAATCTAGGCTATGAGACATTGTATTCAGGCACTGTTGCAGCTGCACGACTTGCGCATATGAAAGGAATCAAATCTATGGCATCGTCATATGATCAAATGCATCCAAGTACCGAGGAATTAGAACTTTGTGCTGATTATACGATAGAGTTTGCACAAAATTATCTCGAAGAAAACCATGATGGCTATTTTGTAAATTACAATATGCCTAGTCCTATTAAAGAAAATCTCGATTGGGTAGAGACCAAAGTTGGAAATAGGTCTTATGATAATCAATTGAATCAAGTAGCGTGTGAAGAAGATGGAATAAAGCATTATTATTATGAGGGAATATTGAAGGATGACTCAGAAGATGAGCATCATGATTCGGTTGCAATTAGAAATGGAAAAATTTCAATTACGAAATTGAAAGCCATCTAG
- a CDS encoding aminoacyl-histidine dipeptidase, whose translation MTEILKYFKEISEIPRESGNEDGICKYLEEFAAKHNLEYHKDEYKNVIIKKEASAGYENSKTIILQGHTDMVCVKTAKSSHDFEKEGIELVEESGYISGNQTSLGADNGIAIAYCLAILSNDKLKHPRLEVLLTSEEETTMGGAENLDPKYLDGKILINLDSEEEGIFLVSSAGGVEIGLKLPIKWDNLKDNYKSYRIKIKGLYGGHSGADIDKGRANSNKLMGRLLEGIGSKMSMELSEINGGTKPNVIPGETIAIVSIPSEEEGKLVDLISTFKGIYKNEFKVSEPKLDISYKCLSKPVEKVLDDESAKKAIVLFNLLPHGVQTMSMDIEGLVESSCNFAIVETNGKSIDCMISVRSSVETLRDEVVTRIDMVSDVMGGSIDIQSPYPAWQYKESSYIRDLMINVYENKYGEKPQIEAIHAGLECGMFDAKIDDLDAISIGPNIHDAHTVNERIEIESANKVYDYLLEVLSKIK comes from the coding sequence ATGACTGAAATTTTAAAATACTTCAAAGAGATATCAGAAATACCTAGAGAATCAGGAAATGAAGATGGAATATGCAAATACTTGGAAGAATTTGCCGCAAAGCATAATCTGGAATATCACAAAGATGAGTACAAAAATGTGATAATAAAAAAAGAAGCAAGTGCAGGTTATGAAAACTCTAAGACAATTATACTTCAAGGTCACACAGACATGGTTTGTGTAAAAACAGCTAAAAGTTCGCATGATTTTGAAAAGGAAGGTATAGAGCTAGTAGAAGAATCAGGATATATTAGTGGAAATCAAACTAGTTTAGGTGCGGATAATGGCATTGCTATAGCGTATTGTTTAGCTATATTATCAAATGATAAATTGAAACATCCTAGATTGGAAGTACTACTTACTTCGGAGGAAGAGACTACAATGGGTGGTGCTGAAAATTTAGACCCAAAATATCTTGATGGCAAAATTTTAATAAACTTGGACTCAGAAGAAGAGGGCATTTTTTTAGTAAGTAGTGCAGGTGGAGTTGAAATAGGTTTAAAATTACCAATAAAATGGGATAATTTAAAAGATAATTATAAGTCTTATAGAATTAAGATAAAAGGACTTTATGGAGGGCACTCAGGTGCAGATATAGATAAGGGCAGAGCTAACTCTAATAAATTAATGGGAAGGTTATTAGAGGGAATAGGCAGCAAAATGAGTATGGAACTGAGTGAAATAAATGGTGGTACAAAGCCAAATGTAATACCAGGAGAAACGATTGCAATTGTATCAATTCCAAGTGAAGAAGAAGGAAAACTTGTTGATTTAATAAGTACATTTAAAGGTATTTATAAGAATGAATTTAAAGTGTCAGAACCTAAATTAGACATTTCATATAAATGTTTGAGTAAACCAGTGGAAAAGGTATTAGATGATGAATCGGCTAAGAAAGCTATAGTATTATTTAATTTATTGCCACATGGAGTTCAAACTATGAGCATGGATATAGAAGGACTAGTTGAGAGTTCTTGTAATTTTGCAATAGTAGAAACTAATGGGAAAAGTATAGACTGTATGATATCGGTTAGAAGTTCTGTTGAAACACTAAGGGATGAAGTCGTTACTAGGATAGATATGGTTTCTGATGTAATGGGTGGGAGTATAGATATACAAAGCCCGTATCCAGCTTGGCAGTATAAAGAGAGTTCATATATCAGAGATTTAATGATAAATGTATACGAAAATAAATATGGGGAAAAACCTCAAATCGAAGCAATACATGCAGGACTCGAATGCGGAATGTTTGATGCTAAAATAGATGATTTAGATGCCATTTCTATAGGGCCGAATATACATGATGCACATACAGTTAATGAAAGAATAGAAATAGAATCAGCAAATAAAGTTTACGATTATTTATTAGAAGTTTTGAGTAAAATCAAATAA